The DNA window GACATGACGCCGCAGCAGGTGCACAAACACCGGCACCCCCAGCGCAAGAAATCCCCCAAGAAACCACGGCGCAAGAAATCCCACGGCTTAACGCATCTCCTTTCCACGCTGATCGTTCGTCGTCACGCATTCCCTCGCTGGCGCAGCGTCAAATACTCACGCAACGCTTGATCCAATGGCTGATCCGTTAGCAACAGCCGATAATCCAGTCCGGCAGCACGCGCCTTCGAGCGCAGCGCTTCGATGTGCGCCTGCATTTTTTGTCGATACGTCGTCTTCGCATACTCCGGAATCACTTCAATGCGTTGGTCCGTTTCAAGATCAACAAGCACTGAGGCTGATCTCAACTCCATCTGCACTTCCTGCGGGTCCAGCACATGAAACAGCACCACTTCATTCCCGTGAAAGCGCAACGGCTCAATCGTCTTCACAATCAACTCCGGCTCTTCATAAAAATCCGAGATCACCACGGCAATCCCGCGCCGGTGTAACAACTGCTGAAAGTGATGCAGCGGCTTACCAAAATCCGTCCGCGCTCGCGGCTCTGCGTGTTCGAGCCCGCCCAGTAATCGCGCCATCTGCCCTGACCGCGCGGAAGGCCGCACATACTCGCGCACCTCGTCATCAAACACGATCAGCCCCGCGGCATCACGCTGCTTCTTGATCGCCATGTAAAACAACGAAGCCGCAAGATATCGCGCATAATCCATCTTGGAAACATTCGCGCTCGCCAACTGCATGCTGTTGCTGGCATCCAGCAGCACCGTCAACTGCGAATTCGTCTCGCCGCGATATCGCTTGATGTAAGTGCGATCGGTGCGTCCAAACAGGTTCCAGTCCACATGCCGCAGATCATCACCCGGCGTATACGCGCGGTACTCCGCAAACTCCTGCGAGAAGCCGAAGTCTGGTGACCGGTGCAGCCCGCCCACAAAACCATCCACCACCGTCTTCGCCAGCAAGTCCAGCGAAGAGATGGCCGACAACACCGCAGGTTGTAAAAATCGCTGCAACCGTTACTCCTTCGGCCGTGGCACAGTGGCAATCAACCGCGTAAGAATGTTGTCCGCATCCACACGCTCTGACTCCGCATGGAAATTCAACAGGATGCGATGCCGCAGCACAGGAATCACTACGGCAGTAATGTCCTCCTGCGCCACGTGATATCGCTTCCGCGACAACGCACGCGCCTTCGCAGCCAACACAATAAACTGCGCCGCACGGATACTGCCGCCATAGCTCACATACTTCTTTACAAACTCCGGCGCATTGTCACTCTTATGTCGCGTCGCACGGACAATGTCCACCACGTAACGCGCCAGCGTCTCCGAGATGGGCACCTCACGCACCAGGCTTTGAAAATCAAGCAGCTCTTCCGCAGAAGTAACAGGAGTAATGATGGGCACGCGTGTTGTCGTGGTTAAATCAACAACCTTCAACTCATCCTCAGAACTCAGGTAATCCAACACCGCATTGAATAGGAAGCGATCCAACTGCGCCTCCGGCAGCGGATAGGTCCCTTCCAGTTCAATCGGGTTCTGCGTAGCCAGCACAAAGAAGGGCGACGGCAGTTTGTAAATATGCCCACGCACCGTGCATGACCGCTCCTGCATCGCCTCCAGTAGCGCAGCCTGCGTCTTTGGCGGTGTGCGATTGATCTCATCGGCAAGAATCACATTGCCAAAGATTGGCCCCTGCACAAACGTCCATCGACGATGCCCGGTCGAAGCGTCTTCTTCAATAATGTCCGTGCCGGTAATGTCCGAAGGCATCAGGTCAGGCGTGAATTGAATGCGCCGAAACTCCAGCCCCAGCGCCTCTGCAACCGTGCGCACCATCAGCGTCTTCGCCGTCCCAGGCATACCGGTCAGCAAACAATGACCACCGACAAACAATGCGATGAGCACCTGCTCAATCACATCATCCTGCCCAACAATGACCTGGCGAACCTGCTGGACAATGCTCTCGCGCACCGCATGGAATCGTTCAATGCGCTGCTGAAGTTGTGCTGCATTCGGAGGAAGATCGGTGAAAGCCATCTGGTCTCGCGTTCCTTTCACTTCGTTTGTTGCAATTCAAGTAAGAGCTTCTGCGCAGGACGAAAATTCGGAGCTGCCTCAAGCGCCAGCAACACCGTCTCCTGCGCCTTATCGCGTTGTCCCGCTGCCATGTATGCAGATGCCAGGTCATACTGC is part of the Terriglobus sp. RCC_193 genome and encodes:
- a CDS encoding DUF58 domain-containing protein, yielding MQRFLQPAVLSAISSLDLLAKTVVDGFVGGLHRSPDFGFSQEFAEYRAYTPGDDLRHVDWNLFGRTDRTYIKRYRGETNSQLTVLLDASNSMQLASANVSKMDYARYLAASLFYMAIKKQRDAAGLIVFDDEVREYVRPSARSGQMARLLGGLEHAEPRARTDFGKPLHHFQQLLHRRGIAVVISDFYEEPELIVKTIEPLRFHGNEVVLFHVLDPQEVQMELRSASVLVDLETDQRIEVIPEYAKTTYRQKMQAHIEALRSKARAAGLDYRLLLTDQPLDQALREYLTLRQRGNA
- a CDS encoding AAA family ATPase, which codes for MAFTDLPPNAAQLQQRIERFHAVRESIVQQVRQVIVGQDDVIEQVLIALFVGGHCLLTGMPGTAKTLMVRTVAEALGLEFRRIQFTPDLMPSDITGTDIIEEDASTGHRRWTFVQGPIFGNVILADEINRTPPKTQAALLEAMQERSCTVRGHIYKLPSPFFVLATQNPIELEGTYPLPEAQLDRFLFNAVLDYLSSEDELKVVDLTTTTRVPIITPVTSAEELLDFQSLVREVPISETLARYVVDIVRATRHKSDNAPEFVKKYVSYGGSIRAAQFIVLAAKARALSRKRYHVAQEDITAVVIPVLRHRILLNFHAESERVDADNILTRLIATVPRPKE